Proteins encoded within one genomic window of Oryza brachyantha chromosome 7, ObraRS2, whole genome shotgun sequence:
- the LOC107304533 gene encoding uncharacterized protein LOC107304533 has translation MEAAIAMIEAMKNKLKDPNAPYFPMPYPLLPLGTFEIIHDTEVDLHDDPENPIIWKEYTRIQGNLVLKRAGRKKGGVEMYNNVKEEGEGSSSGGPRRGRLVMETNAQAQAYYRSLRNNGASAGGAAQQYMALPSLLPDVVRARGRRAVARSRSGRSAPPRPATSSPELGMQDAVNQVRMFFRTAFHAVQQK, from the exons ATGGAGGCGGCCATCGCCATGATCGAAGCCATGAAGAACAAACTCAAAGATCCAAATGCTCCGTATTTCCCCATGCCGtatcctcttcttcctcttggcACCTTTGAGATCATCCATGACACTGAAGTTGATCTGCATGATGACCCAG AGAACCCAATAATTTGGAAGGAGTACACTCGGATACAAG GTAATCTTGTGTTGAAGCGTGCTGGGAGAAAGAAGGGTGGTGTAGAGATGTACAATAACGtgaaggaggaaggagaaggcaGTAGCAGCGGCGGCCCTAGGCGTGGCCGTCTTGTGATGGAAACGAATGCACAAGCTCAAGCTTATTATCGCAGCCTGCGCAACAATGGCGCCTCAGCTGGTGGTGCTGCGCAACAATATATGGCCCTGCCGTCGCTGCTGCCGGAcgtcgtgcgcgcgcgcggtcgccgtgccgtTGCTCGATCGCGCTCCGGACGgtcagcgccgccgcgtccggcaACATCCTCGCCGGAGCTGGGCATGCAAGATGCAGTGAACCAGGTACGTATGTTTTTCAGAACAGCATTTCATGCAGTGCAGCAGAAATAA
- the LOC121054915 gene encoding NAC domain-containing protein 2-like, whose product MAPGGAVAEDALPPGLTFQPRDDVLVGSYLLRRIQGTRPLPLQGAILEADPLSAPPWELLAGFGRGDEAFFFADARAKNGKGKRQKRTVEGGGFWQGQRACVDGEKLLVPGGDGVAEVAWRKYMLSFFAEGEKASSGWVMHEYSVTAPPDLASSPLRLYRVRFSGHGKKRKREPQPDEEGQALPQSARAAVVVEPAIPPAAMDESSSVVFSQLPDLIALPSEEADATTLPPPPQPLLPPAPAALVRFADDAGGASTDSSMVSTQPPELTVLPLPAEEADAAPAPSGMSWPDNQSDYSSSIMDGEPLDWSGYDFPENIDDVLSCIDFTATADQCSSLDFCLDNLFNDLQAD is encoded by the coding sequence ATGGCGCCCGGTGGCGCCGTTGCCGAGGATGCGCTCCCTCCGGGCCTCACGTTCCAGCCCCGAGACGACGTCCTCGTCGGGAGctacctcctccgccgcatcCAGGGTACGCGGCCCCTCCCGCTCCAAGGTGCCATCCTCGAGGCGGACCCGCTCAGCGCGCCGCCGTGGGAGCTCCTCGCGGGTTTCGGCCGAGGTGACGAGGCATTCTTCTTCGCCGACGCGCGGGCCAAGAACGGGAAGGGGAAGCGGCAGAAGCGGACCGTGGAGGGGGGAGGGTTTTGGCAGGGGCAGAGGGCGTGCGTCGACGGCGAGAAGCTGCTGgtccccggcggcgacggcgtggcggaggTCGCGTGGCGCAAGTACATGCTGAGCTTCTTCGCCGAGGGAGAGAAGGCGAGCTCCGGCTGGGTGATGCACGAGTACTCCGTCACGGCCCCGCCCGAcctcgcctcgtcgccgctccggcTGTACCGCGTCCGGTTCAGTGGCCACGGCAAGAAGCGGAAGAGGGAGCCGCAGCCCGACGAGGAAGGACAAGCGCTGCCCCAGAGCGCTcgtgcggcggtggtggtggaacCTGCCATTCCTCCTGCGGCGATGGACGAGTCTTCGTCGGTGGTGTTTAGCCAGCTTCCAGACCTGATCGCCCTGCCGTCCGAGGAAGCTGATGCAACGACGCTGCCCCCGCCGCCACAGCCTCTACTTCCCCCCGCACCAGCAGCGTTAGTGCGATTTGCCGACGATGCTGGAGGCGCTTCCACCGATTCTTCCATGGTGTCTACTCAACCTCCAGAGCTCACTGTCCTGCCACTGCCAGCAGAGGAAGCTGACGCAGCGCCGGCACCTTCTGGGATGTCGTGGCCGGACAACCAGAGCGACTACTCATCGAGCATCATGGACGGCGAGCCGCTGGACTGGTCTGGTTATGATTTTCCAGAGAACATCGATGATGTGCTCAGTTGCATCGACTTCACAGCCACGGCCGACCAATGCAGTAGCCTGGACTTCTGCCTGGACAACCTCTTCAATGATCTGCAGGCTGACTAG
- the LOC121054916 gene encoding NAC domain-containing protein 2-like has translation MAPGGAVAEDALPPGLTFQPRDDVLVGSYLLRRIQGTRPLPLQGAILEADPLSAPPWKLLASFGRGDEAFFFADARAKNGKGKRQKRTVEGGGFWQGQRACVDGEKLLVPGGDGVAEVAWRKYMLSFFAEGEKASSGWVMHEYSVTAPPDLASSPLRLYRVRFSGHGKKRKREPQPDEEGQALPQSARAAVVVEPAKPPAAMDESSSVVFSQLPDLIALPSEEADPQPLLPPAPAALVRFADDAAGASNDSSMVSTQPPELTVLPLPAEEADAAPAPSGISWPDDQSDYSSSIIDGEALMWSDYDFPENIDEVLSCIDFTATADQCSSLDFCLDNLFDDLQAD, from the coding sequence ATGGCGCCCGGTGGCGCCGTTGCCGAGGATGCGCTCCCGCCGGGCCTCACGTTCCAGCCCCGAGACGACGTCCTCGTCGGGAGctacctcctccgccgcatcCAGGGTACGCGGCCCCTCCCGCTCCAAGGTGCCATCCTCGAGGCGGACCCGCTCAGCGCGCCGCCGTGGAAGCTCCTCGCGAGTTTCGGCCGAGGTGACGAGGCATTCTTCTTCGCCGACGCGCGGGCCAAGAACGGGAAGGGGAAGCGGCAGAAGCGGACCGTGGAGGGGGGAGGGTTTTGGCAGGGGCAGAGGGCGTGCGTCGACGGCGAGAAGCTGCTGgtccccggcggcgacggcgtggcggaggTCGCCTGGCGCAAGTACATGCTGAGCTTCTTCGCCGAGGGAGAGAAGGCGAGCTCCGGCTGGGTGATGCACGAGTACTCCGTCACGGCCCCGCCCGAcctcgcctcgtcgccgctccggcTGTACCGCGTCCGGTTCAGTGGCCACGGCAAGAAGCGGAAGAGGGAGCCGCAGCCCGACGAGGAAGGACAAGCGCTGCCCCAGAGCGCTcgtgcggcggtggtggtggaacCTGCCAAGCCTCCTGCGGCGATGGACGAGTCTTCGTCGGTGGTGTTTAGCCAGCTTCCAGACCTGATCGCCCTGCCGTCCGAGGAAGCTGATCCACAGCCACTTCTTCCCCCTGCACCAGCAGCGCTAGTGCGATTTGCCGATGATGCTGCAGGCGCTTCCAACGATTCTTCCATGGTGTCTACTCAACCTCCAGAGCTCACTGTCCTGCCACTGCCAGCAGAGGAAGCTGATGCAGCGCCGGCACCGTCTGGGATTTCGTGGCCGGACGACCAAAGCGACTACTCATCGAGCATCATCGACGGCGAGGCGCTGATGTGGTCTGATTATGATTTTCCAGAGAACATCGATGAGGTGCTCAGTTGCATCGACTTCACAGCCACGGCCGACCAATGCAGCAGCCTGGACTTCTGCCTGGACAACCTCTTCGATGATCTGCAGGCTGACTAG